In the genome of Candidatus Nitrospira nitrosa, one region contains:
- a CDS encoding M48 family metalloprotease — protein sequence MMLPRKLAIGLLLLALCVLGACSSLYDVRKTPPPNDLEVLQRRLHDVGLLLLAAAVGWCPFEQEATYGFFLENHPRKGGTTSRGVTGPIVSYVHPRLPAAQAGLVLGDHIIEVNTANVEAHDAHTIMQLVSRLTAARIQPLQLEVQRGAARRTVTMRALPVCKFSLGLIESNLINGVSNGRVIAVTTGAMQSFVRDDELAWILAHEVAHNILNHAQNAQLRVMLNAFLRAAVGPATPDTPQPEARMLEAQADHVGAYLMARAGYDLDAVRRVWERLRQLERAQSTSGHAISRTHPTTVERLAAFQQTFKEIQHKRQRGESLQFQFAPLD from the coding sequence ATGATGCTTCCAAGAAAACTAGCCATCGGGCTCCTGCTTCTCGCGCTCTGTGTCCTGGGCGCCTGTTCAAGCCTCTACGATGTTCGAAAAACCCCACCTCCAAATGATCTGGAAGTACTGCAACGCCGTCTGCATGATGTCGGCTTGCTCCTCCTAGCTGCAGCCGTCGGTTGGTGTCCGTTCGAACAAGAGGCGACGTATGGGTTCTTCCTTGAGAACCATCCGAGAAAGGGGGGGACCACAAGTCGAGGCGTGACAGGTCCGATCGTCTCCTATGTGCATCCGCGCCTGCCAGCGGCCCAGGCTGGGCTTGTTCTGGGGGATCATATCATTGAAGTCAATACGGCGAATGTCGAAGCGCACGACGCGCACACGATTATGCAGCTGGTGTCTCGACTGACGGCGGCCCGCATTCAACCGTTGCAGCTTGAAGTCCAACGTGGGGCTGCGCGTCGAACCGTGACGATGCGGGCGCTTCCGGTCTGCAAATTCTCGTTGGGACTGATTGAAAGCAACCTCATCAACGGGGTGTCTAATGGCCGGGTCATTGCGGTGACGACGGGAGCGATGCAATCATTCGTCAGGGATGATGAATTGGCCTGGATTCTCGCGCATGAGGTTGCGCACAACATCCTCAATCATGCCCAGAATGCTCAGCTGAGGGTGATGCTGAACGCTTTTCTCCGCGCGGCAGTCGGGCCTGCGACACCAGATACGCCTCAACCAGAGGCTCGCATGCTCGAAGCACAGGCCGATCATGTCGGGGCGTATCTCATGGCCCGGGCAGGCTATGATCTGGATGCGGTTCGACGGGTATGGGAACGGCTACGGCAGCTCGAACGGGCACAATCCACGTCTGGGCATGCGATAAGTCGTACTCATCCCACCACTGTGGAACGCCTGGCTGCATTTCAGCAAACCTTCAAGGAAATCCAACATAAACGTCAACGTGGTGAATCGTTGCAGTTTCAGTTTGCCCCGCTTGACTGA
- a CDS encoding PEP-CTERM sorting domain-containing protein, with protein sequence MKLSIIKSMVCSLAVLMAGVSWVGGAQATLVACTADMADNFSGSDGCQYVTPFTGPGNDSQNLVNNQGFFGSSDWTLNGSVGNSSLLSGTQSGQSGTFSITGLAADLDALVIIKGGQGSTLVGYLYEADANGTYSWTSPYIGIFAQNGNPKDVSHFSLYTRESPGIGNDPVPEPASMLLLGSGLVALGLWRRSSGKS encoded by the coding sequence GTGAAACTATCGATTATTAAATCAATGGTGTGCTCCTTAGCCGTTTTGATGGCAGGAGTGAGTTGGGTCGGTGGAGCTCAAGCTACTCTTGTCGCTTGCACCGCCGACATGGCCGATAACTTTTCTGGGAGCGATGGCTGCCAGTATGTGACCCCTTTTACAGGTCCAGGTAACGACTCACAGAATTTGGTAAATAACCAAGGTTTTTTTGGGTCAAGTGACTGGACTCTCAATGGGTCGGTGGGAAACTCCTCACTATTATCAGGCACTCAGAGCGGGCAGAGCGGAACCTTTAGCATTACTGGTTTGGCAGCGGACCTGGATGCGTTAGTCATCATTAAAGGTGGCCAGGGTAGTACTCTTGTGGGATATCTGTATGAGGCAGATGCGAATGGGACCTATTCCTGGACCTCACCTTATATCGGTATCTTTGCTCAAAATGGCAATCCTAAGGATGTTTCTCATTTTAGCCTCTATACTCGAGAGAGTCCTGGGATTGGAAATGATCCGGTTCCCGAGCCGGCATCCATGCTGTTGCTCGGTTCAGGGTTAGTCGCCCTTGGCTTGTGGAGACGGAGTTCTGGCAAGTCCTAA